A window of Ascaphus truei isolate aAscTru1 chromosome 16, aAscTru1.hap1, whole genome shotgun sequence contains these coding sequences:
- the MMGT1 gene encoding ER membrane protein complex subunit 5, with protein sequence MASSMWKGLVGIGLFALAHAAFSAAQHRSYMRLTEKEDETLPIDIVLQTLLAFVLTCYGIAHIAGEFKDMDATSELKNKTFDTLRNHPSFYVFNHRGRVLFQSPDSEDSSSNQSTFTSNASLKLRKVEPQRR encoded by the exons ATGGCGTCTTCGATGTGGAAAGGGCTGGTGGGGATCGGCTTGTTCGCCTTGGCACACGCGGCCTTTTCCGCGGCTCAGC ATCGTTCTTATATGCGATTGACTGAAAAGGAAGATGAAACATTACCAATAGAT aTAGTTCTCCAAACCCTGTTGGCGTTTGTATTAACCTGCTATGGAATCGCACATATTGCAGGAGAATTTAAAGACATGGATGCCACTTCAGAGTTAAAGAATAA gACATTTGACACATTAAGGAACCACCCTTCATTTTATGTTTTTAATCATCGCGGCCGGGTGCTGTTTCAATCCCCCGATTCGGAAGATTCTAGTTCGAATCAATCGACGTTCACATCCAATGCTTCACTGAAGCTACGAAAAGTAGAACCCCAGCGGCGTTAA